One window of the Pseudomonas sp. S04 genome contains the following:
- a CDS encoding sterol desaturase family protein encodes MNFILYAVPFFFVLIAIELLADRWRGVSHYRLADAINSLSTGVLSTTTGLLTKGVGLLTYAFALEHLALFELSADNPWTWVSAFVLYDLCYYWLHRCGHERNILWAAHSVHHQSEDYNLSTALRQTSTGFLLGWIFYLPLAVLGVPLLVFVSVAALNLLYQFWVHTRHIPKLGWFEWFFVTPSNHRAHHAQNALYMDRNYGGVFIIWDRLFGSYQEEDDNEPVIFGVTTPLASWNPLWANVQFYAQLWTDARRAERLWDKLRIWFMRTGWRPADVAAKYPLHKPQLSQFRKFEVPLAGRQQLYVALQFCVYVALGSYLLGREQHLPGSALLLGWGALAFGLFVLGMALENRPQALRLELLRLLSNLPLVWLAPLAGLWPASNLIWVGLSAYSVLSGIALYACQKSFTRLAS; translated from the coding sequence ATGAATTTCATTTTGTATGCGGTGCCGTTTTTCTTCGTGCTGATTGCCATCGAGCTGCTGGCCGACCGTTGGCGGGGAGTCAGTCATTACCGCCTGGCGGACGCGATCAACAGCCTCAGCACGGGCGTGTTGTCGACCACCACCGGGCTGCTGACCAAGGGCGTGGGCCTGCTGACCTACGCCTTTGCCCTCGAGCACCTGGCGCTGTTCGAACTGTCGGCGGACAACCCGTGGACCTGGGTGTCGGCCTTTGTCCTCTATGACTTGTGCTACTACTGGCTGCACCGCTGTGGCCATGAGCGCAACATCCTCTGGGCGGCGCATTCGGTGCACCATCAAAGCGAGGACTACAACCTGTCCACGGCGCTGCGCCAGACCAGCACCGGGTTCCTGCTGGGCTGGATCTTCTATCTGCCGCTGGCAGTGCTCGGCGTGCCCCTGCTGGTGTTTGTCAGTGTCGCGGCGCTGAACCTGCTGTACCAGTTCTGGGTCCACACCCGGCACATTCCCAAGCTGGGCTGGTTCGAGTGGTTCTTCGTGACCCCATCCAATCATCGTGCTCACCATGCACAGAACGCTCTCTACATGGATCGCAACTATGGCGGGGTGTTCATTATTTGGGACCGGCTGTTTGGTTCTTATCAGGAAGAGGACGACAACGAGCCGGTGATTTTTGGCGTGACCACGCCGCTGGCCAGCTGGAATCCGTTGTGGGCGAACGTGCAGTTCTACGCGCAGTTGTGGACCGATGCGCGGCGCGCCGAGCGGCTATGGGACAAGCTGCGGATCTGGTTCATGCGTACCGGCTGGCGGCCAGCGGACGTTGCCGCCAAGTACCCGTTGCACAAGCCGCAGTTGAGCCAGTTCCGCAAGTTCGAGGTGCCATTGGCCGGGCGCCAGCAATTGTACGTAGCCCTGCAGTTCTGTGTGTACGTTGCCTTGGGCAGTTACCTGCTGGGTCGTGAGCAACACCTGCCCGGCAGCGCGTTGCTGCTGGGTTGGGGCGCGCTGGCGTTCGGTCTGTTTGTGCTGGGCATGGCCCTGGAGAATCGCCCGCAGGCGCTCAGGCTGGAACTGCTGCGGCTGCTATCGAACCTACCGCTGGTATGGCTGGCACCGCTGGCGGGGCTATGGCCGGCCAGCAATCTGATCTGGGTCGGCCTGAGCGCTTACAGTGTGCTGAGTGGGATTGCGCTGTACGCTTGCCAAAAGTCGTTCACTCGGCTGGCGTCGTAG
- the hemB gene encoding porphobilinogen synthase, with protein MSFTPANRLFPATRLRRNRRDDFSRRLVRENVLTSNDLILPVFVLDGENRREAVASMPGVERLTIDLLLEEAAQWVELGIPAIALFPVTPSELKSLDAAEAWNPDGIAQRATRALRARFPELGVITDVALDPFTTHGQDGILDEEGYVQNDITVDALVRQALSHAAAGAQVVAPSDMMDGRIQAIREALELAGHVNVRIMAYSAKYASAYYGPFRDAVGSALNLGKANKASYQMDPANGNEALHEVASDLSEGADMVMVKPGMPYLDILYRVKEEFKVPTFVYQVSGEYAMHMAAIQNGWLSEGVILESLTAFKRAGADGILTYFAVRAAQLLREQK; from the coding sequence GTGAGCTTTACCCCCGCCAACCGTTTGTTTCCTGCAACCCGCCTGCGTCGCAACCGTCGCGATGACTTTTCACGCCGTCTGGTGCGGGAAAATGTCCTGACCAGCAACGACCTGATTCTGCCGGTGTTTGTGCTGGACGGTGAGAACCGTCGCGAAGCGGTGGCCTCGATGCCGGGCGTAGAGCGCCTGACCATCGACTTGTTGCTCGAGGAAGCGGCCCAGTGGGTAGAACTTGGCATCCCGGCCATCGCGCTGTTCCCGGTGACCCCGAGCGAGCTCAAGTCCCTGGACGCCGCCGAGGCCTGGAATCCGGACGGCATTGCCCAGCGCGCTACCCGCGCCCTGCGTGCACGGTTCCCGGAGCTGGGGGTGATCACCGATGTCGCACTGGACCCGTTCACCACCCACGGCCAGGACGGTATCCTTGATGAAGAAGGCTACGTGCAGAACGACATCACCGTCGATGCATTGGTCCGCCAGGCTTTGTCCCATGCTGCGGCAGGTGCCCAGGTGGTGGCCCCCTCGGACATGATGGATGGACGGATCCAGGCGATCCGCGAAGCGCTGGAGCTGGCCGGTCATGTCAACGTGCGGATCATGGCTTACTCGGCCAAGTACGCCAGTGCCTACTACGGTCCGTTTCGCGATGCAGTCGGCTCGGCCCTGAACCTGGGCAAGGCAAACAAGGCGTCCTACCAGATGGACCCGGCCAACGGCAACGAAGCCTTGCATGAAGTGGCTAGCGACTTGTCAGAAGGTGCGGATATGGTCATGGTCAAGCCAGGCATGCCGTACCTGGATATTCTTTATCGAGTCAAAGAAGAATTTAAAGTGCCGACCTTTGTCTATCAGGTCAGCGGTGAATACGCCATGCACATGGCGGCAATCCAGAATGGCTGGTTGAGCGAAGGGGTGATTCTTGAATCCCTGACCGCTTTCAAACGCGCCGGTGCTGATGGCATCCTCACCTACTTTGCCGTACGTGCCGCTCAATTGTTACGAGAGCAAAAATAG
- a CDS encoding FTR1 family protein, whose protein sequence is MTAPSRFLAWLVLPWLSLCSFNLLADTVEGAPQALHVLDYIGADYPAAVEAGKVIDAAEYQEQVEFLRALQGFIAGLPARPQKPELEQGVLALSKAVAERQDGVSVARQARQLGAKLAVAYEVSQAPIITPDPVRGAPLYAQHCSVCHGASGAGDGPAGVGLEPAPANLRDSSRQDRLSLYAIYSTLGQGIEGTDMPAFADQLDERQRWDLATYIASFSVDPAAVKNQQTYNLADLARQTPAEVLAADGPEAAATFRAQRAQPPQVKRGPGQLLDYTAATLDKSIAAYRAGDHDQAYDLSVAAYLEGFELVESSLDNVDATVRKDTEKSLMAYRQSLQDGLPVEQAQQRLDTAKAKLKESASLLGSDGLSWSLSYISGLLILLREGLEAILVLAAILAFLRNTGQQSAVRSVNVGWGLALLAGLATWALAAYVIDVSGAQRELLEGATALFASVMVLWLGVWMHDRRHAAAWQDYIKSSLVGGGGRFGFAVLAFFSVYRELFEVILFYETLWLQAGPAGHNAVLAGGATALVLLIGLAWVILRGSAKLPLALFFGINAGLLCALSVVFAGHGVKALQEAGVFGTRPVPFFDFDWLGIHADAYSLGAQAVAILAIVVLYSRSRMAEKRRMPVS, encoded by the coding sequence ATGACTGCCCCGTCCCGTTTTCTGGCCTGGCTGGTGCTCCCGTGGTTATCGCTGTGCAGTTTCAATCTGCTGGCCGACACCGTGGAAGGCGCTCCCCAGGCCCTGCACGTACTCGATTACATTGGCGCCGATTACCCGGCGGCGGTCGAGGCAGGCAAGGTGATCGATGCCGCCGAGTATCAGGAGCAGGTCGAGTTTCTGCGGGCGCTGCAGGGTTTTATCGCGGGATTGCCGGCCAGGCCGCAGAAGCCTGAGTTGGAGCAGGGCGTGCTCGCACTGAGCAAGGCGGTCGCCGAGCGCCAGGACGGTGTGAGTGTCGCCCGCCAGGCGCGGCAGTTGGGTGCGAAGCTGGCGGTGGCCTACGAGGTCAGCCAAGCGCCGATCATTACCCCCGACCCCGTGCGCGGTGCACCGTTGTATGCCCAGCATTGCTCGGTGTGCCATGGCGCCAGCGGTGCTGGCGATGGCCCCGCCGGGGTCGGCCTGGAGCCCGCGCCGGCGAACCTGCGGGATAGCTCGCGCCAGGACCGCCTGAGTCTCTACGCGATCTACAGCACCCTTGGGCAGGGCATCGAAGGCACCGACATGCCGGCGTTCGCCGATCAACTGGACGAGCGTCAGCGCTGGGACCTGGCCACTTACATCGCTAGTTTCAGCGTCGACCCGGCGGCGGTGAAAAACCAGCAGACCTACAACCTGGCCGATCTGGCGCGCCAGACGCCGGCCGAAGTGCTGGCGGCCGACGGACCTGAAGCGGCGGCCACCTTCCGTGCGCAACGGGCCCAGCCTCCGCAAGTCAAGCGTGGCCCGGGGCAGTTGCTCGACTACACCGCCGCGACCCTGGACAAGAGCATCGCCGCCTACCGTGCCGGCGACCACGACCAGGCCTACGACCTGTCGGTGGCGGCGTATCTGGAGGGGTTCGAGCTGGTCGAGAGCTCGCTGGATAACGTCGACGCCACAGTGCGCAAAGACACCGAAAAGTCGCTGATGGCCTACCGTCAGTCGCTGCAGGACGGTTTGCCGGTGGAGCAGGCCCAGCAGCGCCTGGATACCGCCAAAGCCAAGCTCAAGGAGTCCGCCAGCCTTCTGGGCAGCGATGGCTTGAGCTGGTCGCTGAGCTACATCTCTGGCCTGTTGATCCTGTTGCGCGAAGGCCTGGAGGCGATCCTCGTACTGGCGGCGATCCTCGCGTTCCTGCGTAACACTGGCCAGCAGTCGGCGGTGCGCAGTGTCAACGTCGGCTGGGGCCTGGCCTTGCTGGCCGGTCTTGCCACCTGGGCGTTGGCCGCCTATGTGATCGATGTCAGTGGCGCCCAGCGCGAACTGCTCGAGGGGGCGACCGCCCTGTTCGCCAGCGTCATGGTGCTATGGCTGGGTGTCTGGATGCACGACCGTCGCCATGCGGCGGCCTGGCAGGATTACATCAAGAGCAGCCTGGTGGGTGGAGGTGGGCGTTTCGGTTTTGCGGTCCTGGCGTTTTTCTCGGTGTACCGCGAGCTGTTCGAAGTGATCCTGTTCTACGAAACCCTGTGGCTGCAAGCCGGCCCGGCCGGGCATAACGCGGTGCTGGCGGGTGGTGCAACCGCGCTGGTGCTGCTGATCGGCCTGGCCTGGGTGATTTTGCGCGGCTCGGCGAAATTGCCCCTGGCCCTGTTCTTCGGCATCAATGCCGGGCTGCTCTGCGCCTTGTCGGTGGTGTTTGCCGGGCATGGTGTGAAAGCCTTGCAGGAAGCCGGGGTCTTTGGCACGCGTCCGGTGCCATTCTTTGACTTCGACTGGTTGGGGATTCACGCTGATGCCTATTCGCTCGGTGCGCAGGCAGTGGCGATCCTGGCGATTGTCGTGTTGTACAGCCGCAGTCGTATGGCCGAGAAGCGGCGCATGCCGGTTTCGTAA
- the elbB gene encoding isoprenoid biosynthesis glyoxalase ElbB, whose translation MSKKVAVILSGCGVYDGAEIHESVITLLRLDQRGAQVQCFAPNITQLHVINHLTGEEMPESRNVLVESARIARGQVKDLRDANAEDFDALIVPGGFGAAKNLSNFAIEGAGCSLQPEVLALAEAFAEAGKPVGLICISPALAAKIYGPGVTCTIGNDADTAAALTKMGATHTDCAVTDIVEDKARKLVSTPAYMLAQSISEVASGINKLVDRVLELTHENDA comes from the coding sequence ATGAGCAAAAAAGTTGCAGTGATACTTTCCGGCTGTGGCGTCTATGACGGCGCCGAGATCCACGAAAGCGTGATTACCCTGCTGCGCCTGGACCAGCGTGGCGCACAGGTGCAGTGTTTTGCCCCGAACATCACCCAGTTGCATGTGATCAATCACCTGACTGGCGAAGAAATGCCCGAGTCGCGCAATGTGCTGGTGGAGTCGGCTCGCATCGCCCGTGGCCAGGTCAAGGACCTGCGTGACGCCAACGCCGAGGACTTCGATGCGCTGATCGTTCCCGGAGGGTTTGGCGCCGCCAAGAACCTTTCCAACTTTGCCATCGAAGGCGCGGGCTGCAGCCTGCAACCAGAAGTCCTGGCCCTGGCCGAGGCTTTTGCCGAAGCCGGCAAGCCGGTGGGCCTGATCTGTATTTCCCCGGCCCTGGCGGCGAAGATCTACGGTCCCGGCGTCACTTGCACCATCGGCAACGACGCCGATACCGCTGCGGCGCTGACCAAGATGGGCGCCACCCACACCGACTGCGCCGTCACCGACATCGTCGAAGACAAGGCGCGCAAACTGGTGAGCACCCCGGCCTACATGCTGGCGCAGTCGATCAGCGAAGTGGCTTCAGGTATCAACAAGCTGGTGGACCGGGTGCTCGAACTGACCCACGAAAACGACGCCTGA
- a CDS encoding YaiI/YqxD family protein → MRVWIDADACPRAAKDLVVKFALKRQFEVLLVAGQPQTKPGLALVKLIVVPSGPDAADDYLVEHAVPGELVICSDVPLADRLVKKGVAALDPRGKEFDAQNMGDRLAVRNLFTDLREQGQMSGGPAPFGEREKQAFANALDRILTRLSRQA, encoded by the coding sequence ATGCGAGTCTGGATCGATGCCGATGCCTGCCCCAGGGCGGCGAAGGATCTGGTAGTGAAGTTTGCCCTCAAGCGTCAGTTCGAGGTGCTGCTGGTGGCGGGGCAGCCGCAGACCAAGCCGGGCCTGGCGCTGGTCAAGTTGATCGTGGTGCCCAGCGGCCCGGATGCGGCAGACGACTACCTGGTGGAGCATGCCGTGCCCGGCGAGTTGGTGATCTGCAGCGATGTGCCGCTGGCCGACCGCCTGGTGAAAAAGGGCGTTGCCGCGCTGGACCCGCGCGGCAAGGAGTTCGATGCACAGAACATGGGCGACCGCCTGGCGGTGCGCAATCTGTTCACCGACCTGCGTGAACAGGGGCAGATGAGTGGCGGTCCGGCGCCGTTCGGCGAACGGGAAAAACAGGCGTTCGCCAATGCGCTGGACCGGATCCTGACCCGGCTCAGCCGCCAGGCCTGA
- a CDS encoding DedA family protein — MLQQFLHDFGYFALFLGTFFEGETILVLAGFLAFRGYMDINVVVVVAFLGSYAGDQLWYFLGRKHGRKLLARKPRWQMMGDRALEHIRKHPDIWVLSFRFVYGLRTVMPVAIGLSGYPPGRYLILNGIGAAIWATALAAAAYHFGAVLEGMLGSVKKYELWVLGALLVLGAVLWLRRRFKNARLARQVYADEQALIAEKAKNEPTTPAE; from the coding sequence ATGCTCCAACAATTCCTGCATGATTTTGGCTACTTTGCCCTCTTTCTAGGCACGTTCTTCGAAGGCGAAACCATCCTGGTTCTTGCGGGATTCCTCGCGTTCCGCGGATACATGGACATCAATGTGGTGGTGGTCGTGGCGTTCCTCGGCAGCTATGCCGGTGACCAGCTGTGGTACTTCCTGGGACGCAAGCACGGGCGCAAGCTGCTGGCGCGCAAACCACGCTGGCAAATGATGGGCGACCGGGCGCTGGAGCATATCCGCAAGCACCCGGACATCTGGGTCCTGAGCTTTCGTTTCGTCTACGGCCTGCGCACGGTGATGCCGGTGGCCATCGGCCTTTCGGGATACCCGCCGGGACGCTACCTGATCCTCAACGGCATCGGCGCGGCGATCTGGGCTACCGCGCTGGCGGCTGCCGCCTATCATTTTGGCGCAGTGCTCGAAGGCATGCTGGGCAGCGTCAAGAAGTACGAGCTATGGGTGCTTGGCGCCCTGCTGGTGCTGGGCGCCGTCCTGTGGCTGCGTCGCCGTTTCAAGAACGCTCGCCTGGCCCGCCAGGTCTATGCCGACGAGCAGGCCTTGATCGCCGAAAAGGCCAAGAACGAGCCTACGACGCCAGCCGAGTGA